The Hemibagrus wyckioides isolate EC202008001 linkage group LG10, SWU_Hwy_1.0, whole genome shotgun sequence genome includes a window with the following:
- the ncl gene encoding nucleolin isoform X2, translated as MVKLAKGAKKQVKEAPPKKKAPPPPKEVEESSEEDSDEDEAPPPKAAVKKNTAPAKAVKNGKAPAKQESEDDDDDESEEEAPPAKVAKAPVTKAAPAKKAAAAAESDDEDDDDDDEEEEESEEEPPKKATPAKSAKATPVKSKATPAKKEESDDDDDEDDESEEEEAPPPKKATPAKAAPAKPAAKAAPAKEESEDDDDDDDSEEEMDTTPAPAKKAAVKKAKEESEEEEDDDEEEDDDDDEEDDEEEEEATPVTPGKRKADVKKDKETPPAKKAKADGETFSLFIGNLNSDKSFEEIKEGISKFFKKEGLVIQDVRLGGSKKFGYVDFGTEEELQQALGLNGKKFMGQPIKLDRARSKEDSQESKKERDARTLFVKNLPYSITSDELKEIFDQALDIRIPVGHNGTSRGIAYIEFKTEAIAEKMLEETQGSDVQGRSIMVDFTGAKSRQGGKGPVSAPANKVLVVNNLAFSATEESLQSVFEKAVAIRIPQNNGRPKGYAFVEFESTDDAKEAMDSCNNTDIEGRTIRLEFSQSRGESGGRGGSGPTKTLFVKGLSDETTEQTLRDAFDGAVAARIATDKDTGSCKGYGFVDFDSEEDCKAAKEAMDDAEIDGNKVTLDYAKPKGEGGRGGGRGGFGGGFGGGFGGGRGRGGFGGRGGGRGGFRGGRGGGGHRGGGRGGFRGGRGGGGGAKPQGKKIKFDD; from the exons ATGGTGAAACTCGCGAAG GGGGCGAAAAAACAAGTGAAGGAAGCACCACCAAAGAAAAAGGCTCCTCCACCTCCAAAGGAGGTTGAAGAGTCCAGTGAGGAGgacagtgatgaagatgag GCTCCACCACCCAAAGCTGCAGTCAAGAAGAACACAGCTCCAGCAAAGGCAGTCAAAAATGGAAAAGCCCCTGCCAAGCAAGAAAGTGaagacgacgatgatgatgaatCTG AAGAAGAGGCTCCACCAGCTAAAGTAGCTAAAGCTCCAGTCACTAAAGCAGCTCCTGCAAAGAAAGCAGCAGCTGCTGCAGAATCAGATGATGAggacgacgatgatgatgatgaagaagaagaagaatctg AGGAGGAGCCACCCAAAAAGGCTACCCCTGCTAAATCAGCTAAGGCCACCCCCGTGAAGTCTAAAGCAACTCCTGCAAAGAAGGAGGAGTctgatgatgacgacgacgaG GATGATGAATCAGAAGAGGAGGAAGCTCCACCTCCTAAAAAAGCAACCCCAGCTAAAGCAGCCCCTGCTAAACCCGCTGCTAAAGCAGCTCCAGCTAAAGAGGAgtctgaggatgatgatgatgatgatg ATTCAGAAGAGGAAATGGACACGACACCGGCACCAGCTAAAAAAGCAGCAGTAAAGAAGGCCAAGGAGGAAtctgaagaggaggaggatgatgatgaagaagaggatgatgatgacgacgaggAGGAcgatgaagaggaggaagaag CCACTCCAGTAACACCGGGAAAGAGGAAGGCTGATGTAAAGAAGGATAAAGAAACACCACCAGCCAAAAAAGCCAAAGCTGATGGTGAAA ctTTCAGTTTGTTTATTGGTAACCTGAACTCAGATAAGAGCTTTGAAGAAATTAAAGAAGGCATCAGCAAATTCTTCAAGAAAGAGGGCCTTGTAATTCAGGATGTCCGTCTTGGAGGGTCAAA GAAGTTTGGTTATGTTGACTTTGGCACAGAAGAGGAGCTTCAGCAAGCCCTTGGTCTCAACGGGAAGAAGTTTATGGGTCAGCCAATCAAACTGGACCGTGCAAGAAGTAAAGAGGACTCTCAGGAAAGCAAAAAGG agagagatgCTCGGACGCTGTTTGTGAAAAATCTGCCATACTCAATAACCTCAGATGAGCTGAAGGAGATTTTCGATCAAGCACTGGATATCAGAATACCTGTTGGCCACAACGGCACCAGCAGAGG AATTGCATATATTGAGTTCAAGACAGAAGCAATCGCTGAGAAAATGTTGGAGGAGACACAGGGCTCAGATGTTCAGGGCCGATCCATCATGGTGGACTTCACAGGCGCCAAAAGCCGACAGGGTGGCAAAGGACCAG TTTCTGCACCTGCAAACAAAGTCCTGGTTGTAAATAATCTAGCGTTCAGTGCCACAGAGGAGTCTCTTCAGAGCGTGTTTGAGAAAGCTGTCGCTATCAGAATACCACAGAATAACGGCAGGCCGAAAGG GTATGCTTTTGTTGAGTTTGAAAGCACAGATGATGCCAAGGAGGCCATGGATTCATGCAATAACACAGATATTGAAGGCAGGACCATCAGACTGGAGTTCAGCCAGAGCagaggagagagtggaggaagaggaggatcaG gaCCCACAAAAACGCTGTTTGTTAAAGGCTTATCAGATGAAACAACAGAACAAACTCTGAGGGATGCTTTTGATGGTGCTGTTGCTGCCAGAATTGCTACAGATAAAGATACAGGATCATGCAAAGG GTATGGATTTGTTGACTTCGACAGTGAGGAAGACTGTAAAGCAGCAAAGGAAGCAATGGACGATGCAGAGATAGACGGAAACAAAGTGACTCTGGACTACGCCAAGCCtaaaggagaaggaggaagaggtggAGGACGAGGAGGGTTTGGAGGCGGATTTGGAGGAGGATTTGGAGGCGGCAGAGGACGAGGAGGATTTGGAGGGAGAGGAGGTGGAAGGGGTGGattcagaggaggaagaggaggtggtGGACACCGTGGAGGCGGAAGAGGAGGATTCAGAG GTGGCCgcggtggtggaggtggagcaAAACCTCAAGGAAAGAAGATCAAATTTGACGATTAA
- the ncl gene encoding nucleolin isoform X1, with the protein MVKLAKGAKKQVKEAPPKKKAPPPPKEVEESSEEDSDEDEAPPPKAAVKKNTAPAKAVKNGKAPAKQESEDDDDDESEEEAPPAKVAKAPVTKAAPAKKAAAAAESDDEDDDDDDEEEEESEEEPPKKATPAKSAKATPVKSKATPAKKEESDDDDDEDDDESEEEEAPPPKKATPAKAAPAKPAAKAAPAKEESEDDDDDDDSEEEMDTTPAPAKKAAVKKAKEESEEEEDDDEEEDDDDDEEDDEEEEEATPVTPGKRKADVKKDKETPPAKKAKADGETFSLFIGNLNSDKSFEEIKEGISKFFKKEGLVIQDVRLGGSKKFGYVDFGTEEELQQALGLNGKKFMGQPIKLDRARSKEDSQESKKERDARTLFVKNLPYSITSDELKEIFDQALDIRIPVGHNGTSRGIAYIEFKTEAIAEKMLEETQGSDVQGRSIMVDFTGAKSRQGGKGPVSAPANKVLVVNNLAFSATEESLQSVFEKAVAIRIPQNNGRPKGYAFVEFESTDDAKEAMDSCNNTDIEGRTIRLEFSQSRGESGGRGGSGPTKTLFVKGLSDETTEQTLRDAFDGAVAARIATDKDTGSCKGYGFVDFDSEEDCKAAKEAMDDAEIDGNKVTLDYAKPKGEGGRGGGRGGFGGGFGGGFGGGRGRGGFGGRGGGRGGFRGGRGGGGHRGGGRGGFRGGRGGGGGAKPQGKKIKFDD; encoded by the exons ATGGTGAAACTCGCGAAG GGGGCGAAAAAACAAGTGAAGGAAGCACCACCAAAGAAAAAGGCTCCTCCACCTCCAAAGGAGGTTGAAGAGTCCAGTGAGGAGgacagtgatgaagatgag GCTCCACCACCCAAAGCTGCAGTCAAGAAGAACACAGCTCCAGCAAAGGCAGTCAAAAATGGAAAAGCCCCTGCCAAGCAAGAAAGTGaagacgacgatgatgatgaatCTG AAGAAGAGGCTCCACCAGCTAAAGTAGCTAAAGCTCCAGTCACTAAAGCAGCTCCTGCAAAGAAAGCAGCAGCTGCTGCAGAATCAGATGATGAggacgacgatgatgatgatgaagaagaagaagaatctg AGGAGGAGCCACCCAAAAAGGCTACCCCTGCTAAATCAGCTAAGGCCACCCCCGTGAAGTCTAAAGCAACTCCTGCAAAGAAGGAGGAGTctgatgatgacgacgacgaGGATG ATGATGAATCAGAAGAGGAGGAAGCTCCACCTCCTAAAAAAGCAACCCCAGCTAAAGCAGCCCCTGCTAAACCCGCTGCTAAAGCAGCTCCAGCTAAAGAGGAgtctgaggatgatgatgatgatgatg ATTCAGAAGAGGAAATGGACACGACACCGGCACCAGCTAAAAAAGCAGCAGTAAAGAAGGCCAAGGAGGAAtctgaagaggaggaggatgatgatgaagaagaggatgatgatgacgacgaggAGGAcgatgaagaggaggaagaag CCACTCCAGTAACACCGGGAAAGAGGAAGGCTGATGTAAAGAAGGATAAAGAAACACCACCAGCCAAAAAAGCCAAAGCTGATGGTGAAA ctTTCAGTTTGTTTATTGGTAACCTGAACTCAGATAAGAGCTTTGAAGAAATTAAAGAAGGCATCAGCAAATTCTTCAAGAAAGAGGGCCTTGTAATTCAGGATGTCCGTCTTGGAGGGTCAAA GAAGTTTGGTTATGTTGACTTTGGCACAGAAGAGGAGCTTCAGCAAGCCCTTGGTCTCAACGGGAAGAAGTTTATGGGTCAGCCAATCAAACTGGACCGTGCAAGAAGTAAAGAGGACTCTCAGGAAAGCAAAAAGG agagagatgCTCGGACGCTGTTTGTGAAAAATCTGCCATACTCAATAACCTCAGATGAGCTGAAGGAGATTTTCGATCAAGCACTGGATATCAGAATACCTGTTGGCCACAACGGCACCAGCAGAGG AATTGCATATATTGAGTTCAAGACAGAAGCAATCGCTGAGAAAATGTTGGAGGAGACACAGGGCTCAGATGTTCAGGGCCGATCCATCATGGTGGACTTCACAGGCGCCAAAAGCCGACAGGGTGGCAAAGGACCAG TTTCTGCACCTGCAAACAAAGTCCTGGTTGTAAATAATCTAGCGTTCAGTGCCACAGAGGAGTCTCTTCAGAGCGTGTTTGAGAAAGCTGTCGCTATCAGAATACCACAGAATAACGGCAGGCCGAAAGG GTATGCTTTTGTTGAGTTTGAAAGCACAGATGATGCCAAGGAGGCCATGGATTCATGCAATAACACAGATATTGAAGGCAGGACCATCAGACTGGAGTTCAGCCAGAGCagaggagagagtggaggaagaggaggatcaG gaCCCACAAAAACGCTGTTTGTTAAAGGCTTATCAGATGAAACAACAGAACAAACTCTGAGGGATGCTTTTGATGGTGCTGTTGCTGCCAGAATTGCTACAGATAAAGATACAGGATCATGCAAAGG GTATGGATTTGTTGACTTCGACAGTGAGGAAGACTGTAAAGCAGCAAAGGAAGCAATGGACGATGCAGAGATAGACGGAAACAAAGTGACTCTGGACTACGCCAAGCCtaaaggagaaggaggaagaggtggAGGACGAGGAGGGTTTGGAGGCGGATTTGGAGGAGGATTTGGAGGCGGCAGAGGACGAGGAGGATTTGGAGGGAGAGGAGGTGGAAGGGGTGGattcagaggaggaagaggaggtggtGGACACCGTGGAGGCGGAAGAGGAGGATTCAGAG GTGGCCgcggtggtggaggtggagcaAAACCTCAAGGAAAGAAGATCAAATTTGACGATTAA